Below is a window of Bacteroidota bacterium DNA.
AATGTCATTGGTTTGGGGAGTCCGATCCTATTTAATGGAAAAAACAGGAAATGCTGATGAATCCATTCAGTTTACAATTGATTATTTGAAAGGACGAAATTTGATACGTGAGCGCGATATTGTTGTCCATATTGGAAGCATACCGCTAGATGAAAAAGGCAAAACCAACATGGTGAAACTAAGCTTTGCCTGATAATATTTTATTGCTAAGGCTTTATTTCGTAATTTTGAAAACCACTCAATAAAGAATAATAATGATTAATCTAGATAAAAAATTAAAATCCTATTCTCTTTTGGCAACAGGTGTATTGGCATTTGGAGGTGTTCAGGCACAAATTCAATATACTGATATTGAACCTGATTCTGTAATAAACAGAAATGAAACCATGTTGATTAATATGAATAATGGTGGAAAGGCAGAGTTTAAAATCCAAAATACTTTTTCTTCATCGGTTAGTAGTGGATCTAGTTCAATTTATAACCTTTTGACACTTACTCCTGTTGATTCGAATGAGTTTTTGGGAATTCAATCAAATATTGTTACTTCAAGCTCATCATCAACCTATTTGTTTGTCCCTTCTGTTTTAGGAGCAAATGACAATATTGGTCCTAGTGAAAGCTATTGGACAGATAATTCCTATGGTATTTTATATGCAAACGTTAAATATGCATATGGCTCCTATAGTTTTAATGTAAAAGCAGGTAAATGGTTGAATGAGGAGGATGCCTATGCTGGTGTTAGGTTTTTGTTTCAGGGAGATAGTATTTGGCATTATGGCTGGATCAGGCTTTCTGTTCCTAATGACTCAACAATAATTGTTAAAGATTTTGCTTATGAATCTCATGCTGGCAAAGCTATTAAGGCAGGCCAAACCTATTCAGCAGTGGAGGAAAAGGGAAAAGATTTCAAGCTATTTACAGCATCCAAAAACCTGATTATTGCTAATAATGAAGAAAATGCAATGGTATTAATTTATAATACTTCAGGTCAGCTAATGGTTAACCGAGAATTGAATCAGGGGAAAAATCAAATTGACCTTAATCACTTTGTAAGTGGATATTATATTGTAAAAATTCAATATAAAGATGGAGTGTTTACCGAGAAGGTTTTGGTGAAATAGGTTAAAACTTTATTTTATACATCCCACCCCAGCCACTACTAGCATAGAGAAACTGATTGTTAAAGTGTGTAACATCAATATTTAGAGGGAATTTTTTTTCACAAATCCATTCTTGTCCCCAATTAATGCATTTATTAAATGAGCTGCGATATAGAATACAATAATCCTCTTTGTATATTTTCGTACAAGTAGTATAAAATGTATTCTCATTAACAAAATGAACAGAATTGCAATGTGTAATTCCATTTAAAAGATGCAAGGTTTTTAGCCCATCAGTTGTATAAAATACTGCTTGCCTAGCTTGCAGCAACATGGTATTTTCATCGTAAATAGCCATATCGTAAATATCATCATCAGGATTACGAACAATCGTCCAGTTATTTCCAGCATCCGAAGTTTTTATGATCGCACCATCAATCTGAATGATAAAGAAAATATTTTCAGAAATGCAATGAATTTTTTGAAAGCTTGAGCTCGGATTATAGCTAAGCTGGTGCCAACTATTCCCTCCATCAATAGTTCTGAAAATCCGGCTATTTGTTAAAAACAAGCCAAGCATATCAGTAGCAAATGTGAGCGAATAAATAGGTCCATCGTTAAGGAAAACGGTGTCATGCCAATTCAATCCGTAATCGGAACTGCGATAAATTATTCCATGTTGTTCTGTCCATCCACCTGAGTTAATGGCAATGTCCTTTTTCCCATAAGCAAATACTTGCTTGTTTGGCGAAATATGAATGTCGGTAAATCTGGAATCTTTATCTGAAATAACGGTTGCCCAATATGCTCCTCCATTATCCGTTTTTAAAATATAATTCCCTCCTTGTATAGCAAAGCCATTCATTTCGTCATAAAAGTTAAACTTCCGAATAGAGAAATTTCCAAATTTGAAGTAATCAGTAGATACCGATAGAACCGTATCTTTTGCACGAAATATTTCTCCTTCAAATTCAGCACATTTTCTAAGGTAATACGATTCGCAATCACCACAACCATTATTAGAAACATTCATATGGTCTTCTCCCATATAAATAACCTGATCGTATTTGGTTAATTCATGACTGCCAAATTTTGGAAGTAATGTAATAATAGCAGCTTGTCCATCTGGTTTTGGACGATATTTTCCTGCGCAAATTGTATTATTGTATTGAACAATCGTAAAATTCTGTTCGGAGGTAAATGTTATCAGGTCAAAGTCCTTTTTAAGTTCACCTCCCCAACCATCTCCTTTCGAAACCAGACTCCACTCTCCTTCGATATTGCTTTTTACAAAAACGAGTTCATCGTTAGAACAAGAAAAAAAATAAAGTAATATAGGAAGTATTATCAGTAGTTTTAGAAATGATTTCATTAGAAATTTTTTAAACTCTTTTCAAAGTTATTAAAACAATTTGGAGGAAATCTGTTAATTCGCTAAAAATGAGAGAATAGTGTAATGGACTGATGGTTTATGTTCTTTGCAGGAGAAATTCGGACGTCAAAACGCTCAACCTCTTCTGGAGTTTTTTCTAATCTCCTCAATGAGTACCGTTCGTGCTTGTTCTTCATCCAGTATATGAATGAAGTTTCCGTTTCCAAGGCTAGCCATTCGCTTCATTCTTCTAATGGCTTTATCATCATTGCCAAAACCTATGACCGAAGTAATGATTCCTTTTTGGCGGTATTTTGTGATTAGGGCTATCAATTCAATTTCAGAATGATCGGGACTATTAAACACACCATCAGTTGCTACAATCACCTGGTTATTGCCATCCTCAATGTAGTTAAGTTCTGCAATAATGTATGCTCTTTCTAAACCCTTCACCCCGTGAGTCAATCCCATTGCCGCCAAACTATCAATGCTTTTAAAAATGGTGTCTTTTTCATCAGCAGGTAAC
It encodes the following:
- a CDS encoding T9SS type A sorting domain-containing protein, producing MINLDKKLKSYSLLATGVLAFGGVQAQIQYTDIEPDSVINRNETMLINMNNGGKAEFKIQNTFSSSVSSGSSSIYNLLTLTPVDSNEFLGIQSNIVTSSSSSTYLFVPSVLGANDNIGPSESYWTDNSYGILYANVKYAYGSYSFNVKAGKWLNEEDAYAGVRFLFQGDSIWHYGWIRLSVPNDSTIIVKDFAYESHAGKAIKAGQTYSAVEEKGKDFKLFTASKNLIIANNEENAMVLIYNTSGQLMVNRELNQGKNQIDLNHFVSGYYIVKIQYKDGVFTEKVLVK